DNA sequence from the Geitlerinema sp. PCC 9228 genome:
TTTCCAGTTCGTCAAACAAATCCATTCGTTGCAAAAAGGGAATATCGTGGTATTTGGTCAGTTCGGGAGGTAGGGGATGGGCGGATGTGGAAATCATAGGACTGCCCAAAGCCTTTAAAAGGGCTTGACAAACATGGCTATCGGGAATACGAATCCCAGTAGTTTTGCGTTTGGGATCCATGACTATTTTGGGAACTTGCTTGGTGGCAGGTAGCAGAAAGGTATATGGACCAGGAACCAAATTCCGCATGATGCGATAGGAGATATCGGAAACCTGGGCGTAGGCGGCTGTATTCGAGATGGAACTACAAAGAAACGTCAGTGGTTTGTCGTTAGACAGTCGTTTGATGCGTCTAACTCTTTCAACGGCGGATTTGACG
Encoded proteins:
- a CDS encoding L-threonylcarbamoyladenylate synthase — protein: MATKYTIHPETPQIYTIDRIVSELRNGAIVLYPTDTVYAIGCDINVKSAVERVRRIKRLSNDKPLTFLCSSISNTAAYAQVSDISYRIMRNLVPGPYTFLLPATKQVPKIVMDPKRKTTGIRIPDSHVCQALLKALGSPMISTSAHPLPPELTKYHDIPFLQRMDLFDELEKLVDVIVDNEQEQGTQVSTIIDLTGDEVEIVRKGLGWEDAADLVAQIG